One genomic window of Trichlorobacter lovleyi includes the following:
- a CDS encoding DegT/DnrJ/EryC1/StrS family aminotransferase codes for MRETFLPFSTPSLGDEEINEVVDSLRSGWITTGPKVKRFEDAFKAYVGAPFAVPLSSATAGLHLTLLALKIKEGDEIITTPMTFASTVSMIILAGGTPVLADIEPGTLNIDVTKVAEKITPRTRAVIPVHFAGQSCDLDPLFSLARQHNLTIIEDAAHAAGTEYKGRKIGSFDSVSIFSFHPNKNITTGEGGMVCTPDEVLAEEISLLKFHGMSREAWKRFAASGTPNYDIMLPGYKYNMMDIQAAIGLHQLPRLDGFIDRRREIAEQYNAAFANVTELALPAYAPYQQRHAWHLYTPLIRVELLTIDRDRFMAELKNLNIGSGLHYKAIHHHSWYRENLPVADTELPNASYASDRILSLPLFPGMNGNDANDVIQAVTDVITRFRR; via the coding sequence ATGCGTGAAACATTTCTGCCTTTTTCCACCCCGTCGCTGGGTGATGAGGAGATTAACGAGGTTGTTGATTCGCTCCGTTCCGGCTGGATTACCACCGGCCCCAAGGTTAAGCGTTTTGAAGACGCCTTTAAGGCCTATGTCGGCGCTCCCTTTGCCGTACCGCTCAGTTCGGCCACTGCCGGTCTGCACCTGACCCTGCTGGCACTGAAGATCAAGGAGGGTGACGAAATCATCACCACCCCGATGACCTTTGCCTCCACGGTCAGCATGATCATTCTTGCCGGTGGTACACCGGTGCTGGCAGATATCGAGCCCGGCACCCTGAATATTGATGTGACCAAGGTCGCCGAAAAGATCACTCCCCGCACCCGCGCGGTGATTCCGGTCCACTTTGCCGGACAGTCCTGCGACCTTGACCCGCTGTTCAGCCTGGCCAGGCAGCATAACCTGACCATCATCGAAGATGCAGCCCATGCTGCCGGCACCGAATACAAAGGCCGGAAGATCGGCAGTTTCGACTCTGTTTCGATCTTCTCCTTTCACCCGAACAAGAACATTACCACCGGGGAGGGGGGCATGGTCTGCACACCGGATGAGGTGCTGGCTGAAGAGATTTCTCTGTTGAAATTCCACGGTATGAGCCGTGAGGCCTGGAAGCGGTTTGCTGCCAGCGGCACCCCCAACTACGACATCATGCTGCCGGGCTACAAATACAATATGATGGATATCCAGGCAGCCATCGGGCTGCACCAGTTGCCACGTCTGGATGGCTTCATTGACCGCCGCAGAGAGATTGCAGAACAGTACAACGCAGCCTTTGCCAACGTAACGGAACTGGCCCTGCCTGCCTACGCACCGTACCAGCAGCGCCATGCCTGGCACCTCTACACCCCTTTGATCAGGGTTGAACTGCTGACGATTGACCGGGACCGGTTCATGGCTGAACTGAAAAACCTGAATATCGGCAGCGGGCTGCATTACAAGGCGATCCACCACCACAGCTGGTATCGTGAGAACCTGCCGGTGGCCGATACGGAGCTGCCCAATGCCAGCTATGCCTCAGACCGGATTCTGTCGCTGCCGTTGTTCCCCGGCATGAACGGCAATGATGCCAATGATGTGATACAGGCAGTGACCGACGTCATCACGCGGTTCAGGAGATAG
- the dnaB gene encoding replicative DNA helicase, translated as MSQEQIHKLPPQSLEAEMSILGGILIDNDAINRVLEMLEPEEFYREAHRKIFGAMLELSDRREPCDLITLTDALKRRGDLDSCGGAAYLATLVDYVPTAANITYYCKIVKEKALNRRLITIATDIATRGYDEQGDVNESLDEAQKALFSLAENKLRPQYYPVKDVIKDTFKMLQTLYEKKEQITGTPTGYIDLDHMTAGLQPGDLIIVAARPSMGKTTLALNIASHASAEAKEKVGSVIFSLEMGKEQLVMRFLSSLARVDAGRMRTGHFLDSDWPKLQRAAATLHNANIFIDDTPAISVLELRAKARRLKTEHNIGLIIIDYLQLMRAGANPESRQQEISEISRSLKALAKELSVPVVALSQLNRSLENRSDKRPMMSDLRESGAIEQDADVIMFVYREAVYCEHCRKKDGSCTANHERSAEVIIGKQRNGPIGTVELAFMGEHTRFENLTKAQQ; from the coding sequence ATGTCCCAGGAGCAGATTCACAAACTCCCCCCCCAGAGCCTTGAGGCCGAGATGTCGATCCTGGGCGGTATCCTGATTGATAACGACGCCATCAACCGCGTATTGGAGATGCTGGAGCCGGAAGAGTTCTACCGGGAGGCGCACCGCAAGATCTTTGGTGCCATGCTGGAACTGTCAGACCGCCGGGAACCCTGCGACCTGATCACCCTGACCGATGCCCTCAAACGCCGTGGCGACCTGGACAGCTGCGGCGGGGCAGCCTACCTGGCCACCCTGGTGGATTATGTCCCCACCGCTGCCAACATCACCTACTACTGCAAGATCGTAAAGGAAAAGGCCCTTAACCGGCGCCTGATCACCATTGCGACTGATATTGCCACCCGAGGTTACGACGAACAGGGTGATGTCAACGAATCGCTGGATGAGGCCCAGAAGGCGCTCTTCAGCCTGGCGGAAAACAAACTGCGGCCGCAATACTATCCGGTCAAGGATGTTATCAAAGACACCTTCAAGATGTTGCAGACCCTGTATGAGAAGAAGGAGCAGATTACCGGCACCCCCACCGGCTATATCGACCTGGATCATATGACCGCCGGCCTGCAGCCGGGTGACTTGATCATCGTTGCAGCCCGTCCCTCCATGGGCAAAACCACCCTGGCATTGAACATCGCCAGCCATGCCAGCGCCGAGGCCAAGGAGAAGGTCGGTTCGGTCATCTTCTCCCTGGAAATGGGCAAGGAACAGCTGGTAATGCGTTTTCTTTCTTCCTTGGCCAGGGTTGATGCAGGCCGGATGCGTACCGGGCATTTTCTGGACAGTGACTGGCCGAAGCTGCAACGGGCGGCCGCCACCTTGCACAACGCCAACATCTTTATTGACGACACCCCGGCCATCAGCGTGCTGGAACTGCGGGCCAAGGCACGCCGTCTGAAGACCGAACATAATATCGGCCTGATCATCATCGACTATCTGCAACTGATGCGGGCAGGGGCAAACCCGGAATCCCGCCAGCAGGAGATCTCAGAAATATCGCGCTCACTGAAGGCGCTGGCAAAGGAATTGAGTGTGCCGGTAGTGGCGTTGTCGCAGCTTAACCGCAGTCTGGAAAACCGCAGTGACAAGCGCCCCATGATGAGCGACTTGCGTGAATCAGGAGCCATTGAACAGGATGCCGACGTGATCATGTTCGTCTACCGGGAGGCGGTCTACTGTGAACATTGCCGGAAAAAGGATGGAAGCTGTACCGCCAACCATGAGCGCAGTGCCGAGGTCATTATCGGTAAGCAGCGGAACGGTCCGATCGGTACGGTGGAGCTGGCGTTCATGGGTGAACATACCCGCTTTGAAAACCTGACCAAAGCCCAACAATAA
- the flgL gene encoding flagellar hook-associated protein FlgL has translation MRITPNITSQNSLYNIQKARTLLDQINEKIASGKNYNRPSDDPIAARQLVNFADQLRTGDQYSSNMTKANTWLQVTENALEGMSATLAEIKKLTSTLTNGTDIVAVRDNAVSQLKTYKQQLIDYGNTQLDDRYVFAGTDNASTAPFNGSTFSGNDASIDIELNSSSTQAINITGGRVLKGTNGVPYQYGSTDILTELDNLITAVSTNNTANIEAGALKMEDGAKQIENAIADVGGRLTRINTMQQFNATTKSVIQSVVANIQNADYAKLAVELQQQQLAFEATLSTTAKVSQMSLLDYM, from the coding sequence ATGCGGATCACCCCCAATATTACATCGCAAAACTCGCTCTATAATATTCAAAAGGCCCGAACGCTTCTGGACCAGATCAATGAAAAGATCGCCTCTGGGAAAAATTACAATCGTCCCAGTGATGATCCGATTGCAGCGCGGCAGCTGGTGAATTTTGCTGACCAATTGCGAACCGGTGATCAGTATTCAAGTAACATGACCAAGGCCAACACCTGGCTGCAGGTCACGGAAAACGCTCTGGAGGGTATGTCGGCAACATTGGCTGAGATTAAGAAGCTTACCTCTACCTTGACCAATGGCACCGATATAGTTGCAGTCCGTGATAATGCGGTGAGTCAACTTAAGACCTATAAACAACAGCTGATTGATTATGGCAATACTCAGCTTGATGACCGGTATGTCTTTGCCGGTACCGATAATGCATCAACAGCACCCTTTAACGGTTCAACCTTTAGTGGAAATGATGCCTCGATCGATATTGAATTGAACTCCTCTTCAACCCAGGCGATAAACATTACCGGCGGCAGGGTTCTTAAGGGCACTAATGGAGTGCCGTATCAGTATGGCAGCACGGATATTTTGACCGAGCTGGATAACCTGATTACTGCAGTAAGCACCAATAATACGGCAAATATCGAGGCTGGCGCCCTCAAAATGGAGGATGGGGCCAAGCAGATAGAAAATGCAATTGCCGATGTTGGCGGCAGACTTACCAGGATTAATACCATGCAGCAGTTTAATGCGACGACTAAGTCGGTTATTCAAAGTGTTGTGGCAAATATTCAGAATGCAGACTATGCCAAACTGGCAGTGGAGTTACAGCAACAGCAGCTTGCCTTTGAGGCCACCCTTTCAACCACTGCCAAGGTTAGTCAGATGTCGTTGCTGGATTATATGTAG
- the flgK gene encoding flagellar hook-associated protein FlgK has translation MGLSAVLQIGTTGMRVYQVATEVVSENIANVNTPGYSRQRIVLETAEATTHNGFPLGSGVNVATVERYYDALLQKQLVNASTTSGYDSKKSEVLQQIEPIFNEVAHDGLGAAISDYFSSWQDLSLNPTGNAERQAVLNQGQVLADQFHYAANTVSNAITTQNESLQPLTDETNSMLSDIARLNGQIKLTELVSGNANEMRDQRDYLVRQLSEKVAVSFTENSDGSTDVSYTDTTGTYSLVSGSSAGSFSLVNSGTTLPDGSARLSVQVTPAGGGAAATIAPTTGELGATITMRDTTLQGYLDQVDTLAFTMINQVNAVHSAGYGLDSTQNNFFTPAATSTGAAAGMALAFSDINKVAAAQGPLPIATGDNRNALALATLNRTNGYSADYNKLVAQVGLDVQNAATVVTQDAAFTKQLTTLRDSNSGVSLDEELTDLMKYQRSYQACAKLITTAGDMLDIVVNLVR, from the coding sequence ATGGGACTCAGTGCGGTACTACAAATAGGCACAACCGGTATGAGGGTATACCAGGTAGCCACGGAGGTGGTGAGTGAAAACATCGCCAACGTAAATACCCCCGGTTATTCACGCCAGCGTATTGTACTTGAAACCGCAGAGGCCACCACTCACAACGGTTTTCCACTTGGCTCAGGCGTCAACGTCGCAACCGTTGAGCGGTACTATGATGCACTGCTGCAAAAGCAGCTGGTCAATGCAAGTACCACATCAGGCTACGATTCCAAAAAATCAGAGGTGCTTCAGCAGATAGAGCCGATTTTTAACGAGGTTGCACATGACGGCTTAGGGGCCGCCATCTCGGACTACTTCAGTTCCTGGCAGGATCTGTCATTGAATCCGACCGGCAATGCCGAGCGGCAGGCAGTCCTCAATCAGGGGCAGGTCCTGGCTGACCAGTTTCATTACGCTGCCAACACCGTCAGCAATGCCATTACAACCCAGAACGAGTCCTTGCAACCATTGACGGATGAAACGAACAGCATGCTGTCTGACATTGCCCGGTTGAACGGTCAGATAAAGCTGACAGAGCTGGTAAGTGGCAATGCCAATGAAATGCGTGATCAACGGGATTATCTGGTGCGGCAGCTTTCGGAGAAGGTTGCGGTCAGTTTTACTGAAAACAGTGATGGCTCCACGGATGTCAGTTATACCGATACTACCGGCACCTACTCGCTGGTCAGCGGCTCGTCTGCCGGTAGTTTTTCCTTGGTGAACAGTGGCACAACCCTGCCGGACGGCAGTGCCAGGCTTTCAGTCCAGGTGACTCCTGCCGGAGGTGGTGCTGCAGCGACCATTGCTCCCACAACCGGTGAACTTGGAGCCACAATCACCATGCGTGATACGACTCTGCAGGGGTATCTTGATCAGGTGGATACGCTTGCGTTCACTATGATTAATCAGGTCAATGCGGTCCATAGTGCCGGGTATGGCCTGGACAGCACGCAAAACAACTTTTTTACTCCAGCTGCCACCAGCACAGGTGCAGCAGCTGGCATGGCCCTGGCATTCAGCGACATTAACAAGGTGGCTGCAGCTCAAGGCCCATTGCCGATTGCAACAGGGGACAACCGCAATGCCCTGGCCCTGGCCACCTTGAATCGTACAAACGGCTACAGCGCTGATTACAATAAGCTTGTCGCACAGGTCGGTCTTGATGTGCAGAATGCCGCAACGGTTGTTACACAGGATGCGGCGTTTACGAAGCAACTTACCACCTTGCGGGACTCCAACTCAGGGGTTTCGCTGGATGAAGAATTGACTGATTTGATGAAGTATCAACGTTCGTACCAGGCGTGCGCAAAACTGATTACCACGGCGGGTGATATGTTGGATATCGTCGTCAACCTTGTGCGCTAA
- a CDS encoding flagellar protein FlgN, translating to MATANRLTDILAQQLEVLNELQKTLHDEQKAIAGLDTPLMEVLNSQKELLIVRQRNIAESLRTVLAETAGQLGLPASVTLSEMLEKMPASLRAQVEPLQQSVKQTGSAVSVLANQNRGMLERFLGVVNESLSFILRILNTSNTYGVRGTYLNNTQSGAVMVNREA from the coding sequence ATGGCAACAGCAAACCGTTTGACTGATATATTAGCGCAACAACTGGAGGTTCTGAACGAACTTCAAAAGACGCTCCATGACGAGCAAAAAGCGATTGCCGGCCTTGACACTCCGCTGATGGAGGTGCTGAACAGCCAAAAGGAGCTGCTGATCGTGCGGCAACGCAACATTGCGGAGAGTCTGCGTACCGTGTTGGCAGAGACAGCGGGTCAGCTTGGTCTGCCTGCGTCGGTCACGCTGAGCGAAATGCTGGAAAAAATGCCGGCGTCCCTGAGGGCGCAGGTTGAGCCGTTGCAGCAGTCTGTGAAACAGACCGGGTCGGCGGTTTCCGTACTGGCAAACCAGAACCGGGGCATGCTGGAGCGTTTTTTGGGTGTGGTAAATGAGTCGCTCAGCTTTATTTTAAGAATTCTGAATACCTCGAATACCTATGGTGTACGGGGTACCTATCTTAACAACACACAAAGCGGTGCGGTCATGGTTAACAGGGAGGCCTAA
- a CDS encoding rod-binding protein translates to MMDSTLTIAPDLLVQDKQAEQLGSRAKLLANQLTDAERKKLKKISQDFEALFTGMMLKSMRATVPEDKLTGGGKAEETYRYMLDQEYATAAAKRSGTNSIASMVEKELLKRYAVPAQKKGAGTTGEEQ, encoded by the coding sequence ATGATGGACAGTACGTTGACCATAGCACCGGACCTGCTGGTGCAGGACAAACAGGCGGAGCAGCTGGGCTCACGGGCCAAGCTGTTGGCTAACCAGCTCACTGATGCTGAACGTAAGAAGCTGAAGAAGATATCGCAGGATTTTGAAGCACTCTTTACCGGCATGATGCTCAAATCAATGCGGGCTACAGTGCCGGAAGATAAGCTGACCGGCGGCGGCAAAGCGGAAGAGACCTATCGCTATATGCTTGACCAGGAGTATGCCACCGCAGCGGCCAAACGGAGTGGAACCAACAGTATCGCCTCGATGGTGGAAAAAGAGTTGTTGAAGCGTTATGCCGTCCCGGCTCAGAAAAAGGGGGCCGGAACGACAGGTGAGGAGCAGTAA
- a CDS encoding flagellar basal body P-ring protein FlgI has product MKRIVAAILFCIVALPLVAHASRIKDIAAFDGVRDNQLVGYGLVVGLNGSGDSDQTKFPVQSLVSMLERMGVTINRGDVKVKNVAAVMVTATLPPFAKQGTKIDVLVSSLGDAKTIAGGTLIMTPLKGADNQVYAVAQGSILTNSFAFAGQGASATKNHPTAGRIPTGALVERELPNVLAGKHSLRLNLAQSDFTTASRIVAAINKNFKEAASSSDGGSVMVQIPDDFASRPVEFIAQLENLEVAQDQPARVVVNERTGTIVMGDKVKISSVAVSHGNLTLTVKETPKVVQPKLLAKGETKEVPRTELKVQEEKNRLSVLPDGNTIGDVVRGLNLLGVTPRDLISILQSIKAAGALQAELVII; this is encoded by the coding sequence ATGAAACGAATTGTTGCAGCGATCCTGTTCTGTATTGTTGCGCTCCCATTGGTGGCCCATGCTTCAAGGATTAAAGATATTGCAGCCTTTGATGGCGTACGGGATAACCAGCTGGTGGGGTATGGCCTGGTTGTGGGGCTGAACGGCTCCGGTGACAGCGATCAGACAAAGTTCCCGGTACAGTCTCTGGTAAGTATGCTGGAGCGGATGGGGGTCACGATTAACCGTGGTGATGTCAAGGTCAAGAACGTGGCCGCTGTCATGGTAACCGCTACCCTGCCGCCTTTTGCCAAACAGGGCACCAAAATAGATGTGCTGGTTTCGTCGCTGGGGGATGCCAAGACCATTGCCGGTGGTACCTTGATAATGACACCGCTGAAAGGTGCTGACAATCAGGTCTACGCCGTAGCCCAAGGCTCCATCCTGACCAACTCCTTTGCCTTTGCCGGTCAGGGGGCCTCGGCAACGAAAAACCACCCAACAGCAGGTCGCATACCTACCGGAGCCTTGGTTGAACGGGAACTGCCCAATGTGTTGGCAGGAAAACACAGTCTGCGTTTGAATCTGGCTCAATCCGATTTTACCACCGCTTCGCGGATAGTCGCTGCAATTAATAAAAACTTTAAAGAGGCGGCCAGTAGCAGTGACGGCGGTTCAGTTATGGTGCAGATCCCTGACGACTTTGCCAGCCGCCCGGTGGAGTTTATCGCCCAGCTTGAAAACCTTGAAGTGGCCCAGGATCAGCCGGCACGGGTCGTTGTGAATGAACGGACCGGTACGATTGTCATGGGTGACAAGGTCAAGATCTCAAGTGTTGCCGTTTCCCATGGCAACCTGACCCTAACGGTCAAGGAGACGCCAAAGGTGGTGCAACCGAAACTACTCGCAAAGGGCGAGACCAAAGAGGTGCCCCGCACCGAGCTGAAGGTTCAGGAAGAAAAGAACCGGCTGTCTGTGTTGCCGGACGGGAATACGATTGGTGACGTTGTCCGGGGGCTGAACCTGCTGGGGGTTACCCCCCGTGATCTGATCTCCATTTTGCAGTCGATCAAAGCGGCCGGAGCACTGCAGGCAGAGTTAGTGATCATCTAA
- a CDS encoding flagellar basal body L-ring protein FlgH: MKWYLIALSGLLLSGCVVQQTEVVSPSFDQQLKSPAPNYSNGSIWQASSIGLTEDGKARRIGDIVTIIVTETASASKQAATATGRSSQISAGIPNMLGLEESKIITSNFADLSKLLNASASSKFDGSGSTSRKETLTATISAKVIDVLPNSNLKIEGRRNVRVNNEDQIVTVKGTIRQRDVTAENTINSIYVADAQISYSGEGIISDRQKPGWLMNVLDKLWPF; the protein is encoded by the coding sequence ATGAAATGGTATCTTATTGCACTTTCGGGCCTGTTGCTGTCCGGTTGTGTGGTCCAGCAGACAGAGGTGGTGAGCCCCTCCTTTGATCAGCAACTCAAATCGCCAGCCCCTAACTATAGCAATGGATCGATCTGGCAGGCCTCTTCAATCGGTCTGACTGAAGATGGCAAGGCGCGCCGGATCGGCGATATCGTTACTATCATTGTGACTGAAACCGCCAGTGCCAGTAAACAGGCTGCCACGGCAACCGGACGTTCTTCCCAAATCAGCGCCGGTATCCCGAATATGCTGGGGCTTGAGGAATCAAAGATTATTACCAGCAACTTTGCCGACCTCTCAAAACTGCTGAACGCCAGTGCCAGCTCAAAATTTGACGGCAGCGGATCAACCTCGCGGAAAGAAACGCTGACTGCAACAATTTCGGCCAAGGTGATCGACGTGTTGCCGAACAGCAACCTGAAGATCGAGGGACGCCGCAATGTCAGGGTAAACAACGAAGATCAGATTGTGACCGTGAAAGGTACAATCCGCCAGCGGGATGTCACGGCGGAAAATACCATCAACTCAATCTATGTTGCTGATGCCCAGATCAGCTATTCAGGGGAAGGGATAATCTCCGACCGACAGAAGCCAGGCTGGTTGATGAACGTGCTGGATAAGCTCTGGCCATTTTAA
- the flgA gene encoding flagellar basal body P-ring formation chaperone FlgA: MRLSKLLAAGLMVVLTWLVTTVHCQASSTRQVPLPEQEIRAVVERFLAEKLEGRGWETSIRRLTIPAGIKVPSGVRDLELIAPASWDGWGATSIVLVVRVNGVVEKNLSLRLLIDAQTEMVTASRQLLAGTVLTEADLQLQKQDLAQAGGLPVKNISDAVGKKLRMTVRTGTPIRSNQLVSVPVVVSGQLVTIIAENAGVRITVSGRARSAGGVGDLIRVQNLVSNKEIPARVLDASTVEVGF; this comes from the coding sequence ATGCGTCTCAGTAAGCTGCTAGCAGCTGGTTTGATGGTTGTGCTCACCTGGCTGGTCACAACAGTGCATTGCCAGGCCTCATCGACAAGACAGGTGCCGTTACCGGAGCAGGAAATCAGGGCCGTAGTTGAGCGTTTTCTGGCAGAAAAACTGGAAGGGCGTGGCTGGGAGACGTCAATCCGGCGTTTGACTATACCGGCAGGCATCAAGGTTCCAAGCGGCGTCCGTGACCTTGAGCTGATTGCTCCGGCCAGCTGGGACGGTTGGGGAGCGACAAGCATTGTTCTGGTGGTCAGAGTGAACGGTGTTGTCGAGAAAAATCTTTCATTACGGTTGTTGATTGATGCACAAACCGAGATGGTGACCGCCAGTCGTCAACTGCTTGCCGGTACGGTGCTGACCGAAGCGGATCTGCAATTGCAAAAGCAGGATCTGGCACAGGCAGGCGGCCTGCCGGTCAAAAATATTTCCGATGCCGTAGGCAAGAAGCTGCGTATGACGGTGCGTACCGGGACCCCGATCAGGAGCAACCAGCTCGTCAGTGTGCCGGTTGTTGTCAGTGGTCAGTTGGTGACGATTATAGCGGAAAATGCAGGCGTCAGAATAACGGTGTCTGGCCGGGCCAGGAGCGCCGGCGGTGTCGGCGATCTGATCAGGGTTCAAAATCTGGTCTCCAACAAGGAAATCCCTGCCCGCGTACTGGACGCTTCAACCGTTGAAGTTGGCTTTTAG
- the flgG gene encoding flagellar basal-body rod protein FlgG yields MMRSLWTAASGMNTQTQNINVIANNLANVNTTGFKKSRADFQDLMYQTVQNPGSPSTNAAQIPVGIQFGMGSKLAAVSKQFTQGDFANTGGQLDIAIEGDGFFQIQMPDGSTAYSRAGAFKMDSNGRVVTPEGYPMLPEIVIPNNSSKITIGTDGTVSAVQSGQSTASTVGNIQIANFTNPAGLSSMGKNFYQQTDASGNATTGTPGQTGLGTITQGFLEMSNVNVAEEMVNMIIGQRAYEANSKAITTSDEMLQLANNLKR; encoded by the coding sequence ATGATGAGATCACTATGGACCGCCGCGTCCGGCATGAATACCCAGACTCAGAATATTAACGTCATTGCCAACAACCTGGCCAACGTCAATACCACCGGCTTCAAGAAAAGCCGCGCTGATTTTCAGGATTTGATGTATCAGACCGTCCAGAATCCCGGCTCACCCTCAACCAATGCAGCCCAGATACCGGTCGGGATTCAGTTCGGTATGGGTTCCAAGCTGGCCGCAGTTTCCAAGCAGTTCACCCAGGGTGATTTTGCAAACACCGGTGGGCAGCTTGACATCGCCATTGAAGGTGACGGCTTTTTCCAGATCCAGATGCCCGATGGCAGTACCGCCTACTCCAGGGCAGGGGCCTTCAAGATGGACAGCAACGGACGGGTGGTGACCCCTGAGGGCTATCCGATGCTGCCGGAGATTGTCATCCCCAATAACTCCAGCAAGATTACGATCGGTACCGATGGCACCGTATCGGCAGTGCAGTCGGGACAGTCCACCGCCTCTACGGTCGGTAATATCCAGATCGCCAATTTTACCAACCCGGCCGGGCTCTCATCCATGGGTAAAAACTTCTACCAGCAGACTGACGCCTCCGGAAACGCTACCACCGGTACACCGGGGCAAACCGGTCTGGGGACGATTACCCAGGGTTTTCTTGAGATGAGTAACGTCAACGTGGCCGAAGAGATGGTCAATATGATTATCGGCCAGCGGGCCTATGAGGCGAATTCAAAGGCGATCACCACGTCAGATGAAATGCTGCAGCTCGCCAATAACCTGAAGCGGTAA
- the flgF gene encoding flagellar basal-body rod protein FlgF — MNSGMYSALSGNLAAMKRLDVISSNLANASTNGFKQDRLAFESVLAGNRNPPAVPPAQTADPVLLQERMLTDYSAGTLVQTGNTLDVALQGDGFFAVRTPDGVAYTRQGNFRLASDGTLITADGYPVLSKAGDRPEDGQPIKIDVAGQDGGGRPVVDSQGGITINGEPVANLALFDFPKPYQLTKTASTLFVPAAGTAAQAAGPLTTVAQGALEQSNVNTIAEMVQMVDASRYFETCQRVVRSFDDMAAKAVNDLARV, encoded by the coding sequence ATGAACAGTGGTATGTATTCGGCATTATCCGGCAATCTGGCTGCCATGAAGCGCCTGGATGTGATTTCTTCCAATCTGGCAAATGCCTCGACAAACGGATTCAAGCAGGACCGGCTGGCCTTTGAATCTGTGCTGGCAGGTAACCGGAATCCTCCTGCTGTGCCCCCGGCTCAGACAGCTGATCCGGTACTGCTGCAGGAGCGGATGCTGACCGACTATTCAGCAGGTACCCTGGTGCAGACCGGTAACACCCTTGATGTTGCGCTGCAAGGGGACGGTTTTTTTGCCGTTCGGACGCCTGATGGTGTTGCCTATACCCGTCAGGGCAATTTCCGGCTTGCCAGTGACGGCACCCTGATAACGGCAGACGGATATCCGGTGTTATCCAAGGCCGGTGACCGCCCTGAAGATGGGCAGCCGATCAAAATTGATGTTGCGGGCCAGGACGGCGGAGGCAGGCCGGTGGTGGATAGTCAGGGGGGGATCACGATCAACGGTGAGCCGGTGGCCAATCTGGCCCTCTTTGATTTTCCCAAGCCGTACCAGTTGACCAAAACCGCAAGTACGCTGTTTGTTCCAGCGGCCGGGACCGCTGCTCAGGCCGCCGGGCCGCTGACCACGGTGGCTCAGGGGGCACTGGAACAGTCCAACGTCAATACTATTGCGGAGATGGTGCAGATGGTGGATGCCAGCCGCTACTTTGAAACCTGTCAACGTGTGGTGCGCAGTTTTGATGATATGGCTGCCAAGGCTGTCAACGACCTGGCACGAGTTTAA
- a CDS encoding FliA/WhiG family RNA polymerase sigma factor — MSRFRAYEEQVGERSHQLRESMITAHLPLVRYLVNRFAAQLPSHIDPQDLASAAVIGLIHAADRYDPGRGVQFKTFAEQHIRGAILDELRACDPLSRTMRDKCKMVEREMHRQEHQLGRNPTGQEMAEALQISLDDYYCLLDEIHEFSFISIDDSWDDDEGHPLSLADILGDDEHKGPQSQVMAGQAAQALGSAIESLPEKERLAVTLYYYEELNLKEIGAVLGLTESRICQILSQAMIRLKGKLKPFRP; from the coding sequence ATGAGCAGGTTCAGGGCCTATGAAGAGCAGGTCGGAGAACGAAGCCACCAGCTGCGTGAATCCATGATCACAGCGCACCTGCCGCTGGTACGCTACCTGGTTAACCGTTTTGCCGCCCAGCTGCCGTCTCATATTGATCCTCAGGATCTTGCCAGCGCGGCGGTCATCGGTCTGATCCATGCCGCTGACCGCTATGACCCGGGGCGCGGGGTGCAATTCAAGACCTTTGCCGAACAGCATATCAGGGGAGCGATCCTGGACGAACTGAGAGCCTGTGACCCCTTGAGCCGCACCATGCGGGACAAGTGTAAAATGGTTGAGCGCGAGATGCACCGCCAGGAACATCAACTGGGGCGGAACCCGACCGGGCAGGAAATGGCGGAAGCGCTGCAGATCAGTTTGGATGACTACTACTGCCTGCTTGACGAGATTCATGAGTTCAGTTTTATCAGCATTGATGACAGCTGGGATGATGATGAAGGCCATCCGTTAAGTCTTGCTGACATTCTGGGGGATGATGAGCATAAAGGCCCCCAGTCTCAGGTAATGGCCGGACAGGCAGCCCAGGCCCTGGGAAGTGCAATAGAGTCGTTGCCTGAAAAGGAGCGGCTGGCAGTTACCCTGTACTACTACGAGGAGCTCAACCTGAAAGAGATCGGGGCCGTGCTGGGGTTAACCGAGTCCCGCATCTGCCAGATACTGAGTCAGGCCATGATCAGGCTGAAGGGAAAGCTCAAGCCGTTTCGCCCCTAG